In Pseudarthrobacter phenanthrenivorans Sphe3, one genomic interval encodes:
- a CDS encoding DUF2188 domain-containing protein produces the protein MAQGDIETYYEDGQWKNKREGTDRAFGAGYGTKDEAVAAGREAAQADQVEHVIKNQDGQIGSKNSYGNDPRNVPG, from the coding sequence ATGGCTCAGGGCGATATCGAGACGTACTACGAGGACGGCCAGTGGAAGAACAAGCGTGAGGGTACTGACCGCGCGTTCGGTGCCGGCTATGGCACCAAGGACGAGGCAGTAGCCGCGGGCCGGGAAGCGGCCCAGGCTGACCAGGTCGAGCACGTCATCAAGAACCAGGACGGCCAGATCGGCTCTAAGAACAGTTACGGCAACGATCCGCGGAACGTCCCGGGCTGA
- a CDS encoding ParB/RepB/Spo0J family partition protein produces the protein MNAAPTLEMLDPATLTVDVNVRKDAALTSDFIASIKVHGVMEPVIAHRRDDGTVHVLMGQRRTRAAVEAARPLIPVMIIESPEEAERIVTQVVENIQRAELTEADEADAYHQLSLIGVSAAAIAKKTGRTRTTVESALKAKSTETGAAALGKGYTIEEALILAEFESDEDATAEIESVIMDEPDMLLHVTQQLRDKRDRAAALAALTAELEAAGTLVVFECGYGEDSETLRVTSLKRADGEPATDEDGNAVYIETDYRGEHSAVAVVSGWKELGFTLRYYSGYGTSSAPKGPMTDEQKAERKTLIENNKLMQSATVVRREWVKNLLAKKQAPKGWQYFTLHAITHHSETASGYEGKVAAEMVGAKFEESSQWAWNPLRDHVAKTTIRPEFGLIALICAGYEKTIQKDSWRSPSQTHRDYLNQLVLWGYTASEVEQIIIDSGDKTETAG, from the coding sequence ATGAACGCAGCACCCACGCTGGAAATGCTTGACCCGGCAACGCTGACTGTCGATGTCAACGTCCGCAAGGACGCCGCCCTCACCTCAGATTTCATCGCCAGTATCAAGGTACACGGCGTCATGGAACCCGTGATCGCCCACCGCAGGGACGACGGAACCGTGCACGTCCTGATGGGCCAGCGCCGCACCCGGGCCGCCGTCGAAGCGGCTCGGCCCCTGATCCCGGTGATGATCATCGAAAGTCCCGAGGAAGCCGAACGCATCGTCACGCAGGTAGTGGAGAACATCCAGCGCGCCGAACTCACCGAAGCCGACGAGGCCGACGCCTACCACCAGCTGTCCCTGATCGGCGTCTCGGCCGCCGCGATCGCCAAGAAGACCGGACGGACCAGGACCACCGTCGAGTCCGCCCTCAAAGCCAAGTCCACCGAGACCGGAGCCGCCGCCCTGGGCAAGGGCTACACCATCGAAGAAGCCCTTATTCTCGCCGAATTTGAGTCCGACGAAGACGCGACGGCCGAAATCGAATCGGTCATCATGGACGAACCCGACATGCTCCTGCACGTCACCCAGCAGCTGCGCGACAAGCGCGACCGCGCCGCAGCGCTGGCCGCACTCACCGCCGAACTGGAGGCGGCAGGAACCCTCGTTGTTTTCGAGTGCGGATACGGGGAGGACAGCGAAACCCTCCGCGTTACCTCGCTGAAAAGGGCGGATGGGGAACCGGCCACCGACGAGGACGGAAACGCCGTCTACATTGAGACGGACTATCGCGGCGAACACTCCGCCGTCGCCGTGGTCAGCGGCTGGAAAGAACTGGGCTTCACGCTCCGCTACTACAGCGGCTACGGCACCTCTTCGGCCCCCAAAGGCCCCATGACCGACGAGCAGAAAGCCGAACGGAAGACCCTGATCGAGAACAACAAGCTGATGCAGTCCGCAACTGTGGTTAGGCGTGAATGGGTCAAGAATCTGCTGGCGAAGAAGCAGGCCCCCAAGGGCTGGCAGTACTTCACCCTCCACGCGATCACCCACCACTCTGAAACCGCCAGCGGCTACGAAGGGAAGGTGGCCGCAGAGATGGTGGGGGCGAAGTTCGAAGAGTCCAGCCAGTGGGCGTGGAACCCGCTCAGGGACCACGTCGCCAAGACCACCATCCGGCCGGAGTTTGGACTGATTGCGTTGATCTGCGCCGGGTATGAAAAGACCATCCAAAAAGATTCGTGGCGCTCACCGAGCCAAACCCACCGGGACTACCTGAACCAGCTGGTCCTCTGGGGATACACCGCAAGCGAGGTTGAGCAGATCATCATCGACAGCGGCGACAAGACCGAGACAGCCGGATAG